aaaaaaaaaatccagtcttaaaaaattgaaaaaattccCATTTATATAACATGCTTTTACTTATTTCACATTTAATACCAAAGGGTAAAAAGAACCAGAAATCCAGGAACATTTGGAAAATTGACCcgttttaattaaaaacaaaaaatacaatacaACATCAAATTTCCCTTACCATCTACAGTTCAGTTAAATCCAAACATTCTAAGACTGAACAGGCTCCTGCCCAGAGGCAGCGAGTGAGCTGCTGAAGACACAGATAATGCTGACGATCCAGTTCCAgctgcaggcaggcaggtagtCTTCTAGTCAAATGGACTCTAAGGCTCTTCCTTTTAGTTTGTCAAAGTGTTTCACAGGAAGTTCCTTAAAACCATTTCATCTCAGGTACCCTCTCTGAGGGCATGACTTCAAATTAGTTAAATCACTTTTATGCCACTACAATGATTAGTACTAAATTTTTTTAgatgatataaaagaaaataccaaatagacataaaaatggtcaagatatttttttaaaccgCAGGTCAATTTTTGCCTCCCGCCcaaaaaagatacaaaatgaaCACACTGATGGTGACTCCATTGGTTATTCCAGTTCACCCATGTGCGTGTTCCCCACAGGGTGGGAAGGGATCAGACATAAGGCTCTTAGTACTGCTACAGTGGTAAGCAGCTATGTTCATGACAGCTTGTTTTAGGCCCGCCGATCCTCTGAATACATGTGGGGAAGCATAGCTGTGTTCTCTGCCCACATCTGAACACATTCAGCTACCATGGAAACTACAAAGCAAGGGAAATTATACTTATCCCAGGATTCATTTTCTAGGATTTTAGAGTGCCATTTCTTCCTCAGAGCCCCTGAGTGGCGGTGTTGTGCTAGGGGCTGCTGTGTTTTCCAGCGTGAGCTCCCATTCTCTGAGGGTCCTGAGAAGGGTAGTGGATTGGTCCTGGAGCTCTCATGAAAGGAGGCGGCGGTCCCATTGGGTGGAACATATGTGGTCCAAAACCTGATGTGGAAGAGAACAAATTAAGCTTGCAGTTCCCTTGACAACCTTCCAAAGCTTTCACAACCACCCACACATACATCAAGGCTGATAAAGTGTGAAGTAAATGTCAGTGTACAAGACTCGCTGAGGACTGTCTGCCTTCATTCCTTGTTTTTTTCGCTCAGTCCAAAAACTTCACACTCATGCACCCGTTAGTATGTCACCCAACTGTCTGCTACATATCAAACATAGCAAATCCTACCAGACAGAAATCAATCAGGATGGGGGAGACTAAAAGAAACCAGGTCGATGCCAAGACCCTTTTCTCTATGCTTGATTCCAGAATGGAAAGACTTTCCTCAAAGACACAGGCTCACTATCAAAGAACACTAGCCACCCACTATTTCCTACACTGTTCACTCTCATGAACATTCACACAGGGTGCTATTGCTTGACTGTTTATTGGTGGCCACTgacatgataaaatatataagcCAAAGAGCAATTCAAGCTCATAACCAACTCCATTTCATTCATGCACGTGACAGTCTAGTTGTAGGAAGGTTACCTAATGAAAGTACTGGTTTACTGATTCCCATCCTTGCTTTGGACAGGTAACAGCTCATCAATTAGGATGAACTAACAAAGAATAGACTGGTGGCAGACAGCCTGAGGTGCAGGACTTTCACAAGGGCTTCTCGGGGccaggaaggaagaaggcagtTACCTGGGGGTGGCGGTGGGGCAATcccagggggtgggggcagggcaatGTTCACCACTGCTGGAGGACCACTTGGGGGCAGGTTGAAGTAGTTGGCAGATGCCTCCTCTTCTGctgcaggaggtggaggcagagctggagaggaagggaagacaaTCAGTACCATGTTTCTACCATAAACATGTTGGGCTTGCCACACAGGCTATAGAGTCAAGCCTGGTATCTGCTAACAGAGAAACCCCGGCTGAATGAGTTTCTGACATCAACTGACCTCCAGGCAGTCCTGGTACAGGTTCTAGCTTGATCCCAGAGTCTGTGGTTccatccttctctttttcttttcctctggctGCTTGTGATCTGGAGACATATATACACAGGCTGTCAGCACTGTGTCCAATCCCCAGTAAAATGAAgttccttccatccctccttccctttttagCAAATATTCTTTTCCCACAGATGTCAAAGTATAAAGTAGCTGAGAGTGAAGATTTTTGAAGGTAGAAATTGGCCGGACTTGGcaatgtatgcctttaatcccagcactcaggaggcagaggcagatctctgtgagttccaagacaataCTCAAAAcgatctcaaaacaaaagaagaaaacaacccaaacacCACTGTCACTGCCAGAGAAGACAACACTCATGTGTGCAGCAAGTGCTCAGCATACAGAAAGCACTCTCGGAAGGGACATGTCATCAGCCTGCTCCTCTCTGTTTTCAGGATGGAGACAGAGTCAGTCCCCTTTGAAATTTAGAGCTGTTTTGTCGggaggtggtggtgcaagcctttagtcccagtactccagcaggtaaaggcagggggatctctgggagttcaagaccaggctggtctccagaatgagttgcaggacagccaagactacacagagaaactctgtttccaaaaactagacaaaacaaaacaacaacaaaaacaaaatacgcgccccccccccccccaaaaaaaaattatggcaTTTTCTCTCTTATGCAGTCAACttcaaacttaaatttaaaacagatattcttctgtttctcccccttcccttgcTCCCTAGTACTCAGTCTCTAAGATGAGCATTAGGTCTAATTCAACTGTAAACTCCCAACATCTACCTTTGGCAACCTTGCATTATGCTTAACTTATAAACTTATAGTGGCTGGTGAAAATGAAGACCTCCAAAGGAGCTGGTTGTTAGAGCAAGACCTTGAATGCACTTCTAAAGAAAGAAGCTTCCAAATATTAAGAAATGCTAAAGAAGGGGCTGCAGGATAGttcacaggttaagagcactgggtgctctttcATGGGAcactggttcaattcccagcaaccacatggtagctcacaaccatctgttaactcctgtcccaggggatccaactctCTTttctggcaccaggcacacaaatggTGCACCAcagacatgtaagcaaaacacccatacagtcatttaaaaaatactagagAAGGACCTAAAGACTTGTAAAGGCCCTGTCAAGCCTACACAAACAAAGCTTTCAATCCCGGATGAAAATAGTTTAGAAGAATCTTGCTCATACCTTCCCCATTTGACATTGAGTCTTCGGCCATTCACAATGAGCTTGTTAAAGGACTTCTCAGCGGCTACCTCAGCAGCCTGCCTGGTGGCAAACTGGATGAAGGCACACTGCTGCCTCTGCACAACAGTGATCGTGCGGATCTCTCCGAACTGGTAGAAATGATTTCTGAAGAAACCCAAGCCAAGGAAAGCAGGTTAGTGACCCAGATGCTGCTTAGAAAACGGAAACGGTCTACGAATTGTTCTGTCACTAGTAGACAGGTGAGCCCCACAGATCTATGTGTGCTTGTCTCTAGTTCTCCTCACACCTGCCCTACTGTAGGTGCTACTTGttggagataagagaaaagaaaaatcaggcaAGAGTTCTCATGTCTCTTGAGATTTTTCTTGGGGAGGTGGGGTAGGGTCTTTAATTGGTTACTTCAGAGCCATAATTTCTTACCCCTAGTATAAGGCACTGGCAAACTACAGCTGTAATGATCCATGAGCCAAGACTATTTTCACTTGAGATTGCTATGTTATACAGGTTAGTTTTAAATTCATGGGCTCAAGTGATCTTACATTAGCTGGGCTACAAGCAAATACTATCACGCCCACCCAAGAACACTTCAAAAAATGTTTAAGGGTTGAAAACTGAGGGGCTCAATGGCAGAGCATGTTGGCCTAATATGTGTgtcctgggttcaagtcctaacactggaaaaataaatacaaaatattgagtgaaattttaaaaagcttaaaactgaaagaagaaagaaaatgggagatgaagaaaaaggccagatgtggtggcccaCGCACACGTCCTGTACCAGAGAGAAAGATCTCGAGCGTTAGGACAGTCTAAGCTACAtgacaagaccctgtctcaaaaaaaaacaaaaacaaaaacaaaccaataagtttattttgatgtatttctaaatacatcaaaatcaaacaaaacaaatcagacctggtggctcatgcctatcaCTCTAGTACCAGGATGTGGGGACAGGAGGCAGGAGTTAAGGTCCTCAGAGTTTGCCATGCTAGCCTGAGCTGTAGGAAACTAcatgtcacaaaacaaaaacaaaaatgggagTAATATCTCAGAAGAGATCACATATGCTCAACTAGACTCGAAGTATTTTCTCtacccttttaaaaaaaagctaGCTGGCCCATGGAGATTGCTAGCTCAAAGAGAAAGGCTACCAAGTACAGAAGTTACTTCACTTCACATCCCTGGAAGAGATCTCTCACCTAGTCAAGcatgaaatacaaattaaattaaattagaaaatttaattaattaatgaatttaaaaatttaaattttaacaaattaaaagccagaaatacaaattaaattggGATCTCTGCTAAAAAGCAACAATTTAAACCAAAGAGTTTTAGAATCACAGGGCTCCCTGCACTCCACAATAATAGGGTGTTTATGTATGTCATCCTGTGCCTGCCTTCCATAATAATCAGGTGTCTAGGTATGTCATTCTTTGCCTGGTGGTGATGGCACAatgctcttaatcccagcacttggcagaaaagaggcaggagaatctctgtgagtttgaggccagcctggtttacagagtaaaTTTCAGAACAGCCCAGttagggctacagagagaaaccctgtctagaaccACACCATGCCacaacactccccccccccccccaaaaaaaaaaaacaaaccaagagagaGTCAGCTGATAGGTTGAGAGCACAggctgcttttgcaaaggatctgagtttgatttccatgCTGAGTGGTTCACAGTCACCTGCCAGCTCTAGAATTCTTTGGGTTCTTGAAGCCACTCGCACAGCATATACACAGATCACAAACataaacagtaattaaaaaaaaaaatcttaaaaaaaatccaaatgggTGTCTAGGTACCTATATTATTTTTTTGATGGAAAGATGAAAAAGCACTCTTGAAAAATACAACTACTCTGGCAccataaaaaagaattttataaaactttGAATCAGCATTCATATCAATGACAGACtggataaagaaatagaaatgtcaaGTTGGTCATGCTTTTGCAAACTACTTATTCAAAGGCAGTTAAAAGCAAAAAGAGTTCTGAAAGGATGCCCACAAACCTGAGATCTGCTTCAGTAATGGTGTCTCCCAGACCACCCACGTACAGTGTGGTGATCGTCTTGTCCTCTGGTGGGTCAAGCCGAGGCATGGTCGAAGCCCGTTTTAGAAGCTTGTCAGCCACGGGGTCATTAATCCCATAGTACCGGTCTTTTATGTTCTGATCAGCAAGAGGGTCATCTGGATCTGTAGGCTTCTCATGTCTCAGATTCACAAGTGGAAAATGCACCAAggtgaaacaaaaggaaaatatcacTCTATAGTAGCTACATGGTGAGAATCCTTCAAGTGCTTTTCAATTAGAAAGTGTCTATGCAAAAACACTGCTACTAAACAAGAGCAAATACCAACGGAGTGCTCTATCATGTAAAGCCTCCTGACGTTCTACATAATCAACTTAAACTGCTGGAATAGAATCTGACTAAAGCTATGAGCTTCACCTCAGAAAAAGAGCATATATTTAGGGGGGTGGTGTTACAGTTAACAAATCATTAGCTAAACCCTTAACTCTGATGCTTGGCAGTCTTGGCTGGAACAAAAGTAGCCTTCAggagattggttttgttttgacttcAGCTATATTTTGCTATTCCCACCATTTAAATGGACACCAAATTACCATAGAAACTTAGAACTTATTAACTTAGAAACAGTCAGCATGTACATCATATGACATTGCAATTTACTTCCTCAAGGCTTAGTTGTAAGTAAAAAGTATAAGATAGCCAGGCTCTTATAATGTAAGTTTTATGACAGGAGATACTCTACGTGCAAACAGACCATTAGAGCTTTTGTGTTACAGTTCGAGTTTAAGCTAGAGTCTCCCACTACTTAGGAGTCTGAAAGGGAGGCTCAGCGCTTACCTGTATGGGCACTCCTCTCCTCGCTTACATTCTCCTTTCACCCAGAAGGAACAAATGTGGGGCCGATTCCTTTTGTAGTATGGTGTGGTCCGGGCCAATTTGAGTAGCATGTCACTGGTGGATGTAGCTTTTCCTAGCATTCCAACTGGTCGTGTTCCATCAGAGTTAGAAATCTGCATGAAGAAGACAACGTTACATGCTGTCAATTCATTAGGATTTTTATCAAATACAAAACTACATCACAaggcctggattcaattcccagcagcatATATACACAATCTATTTCCCCAGATAAACAATGGCATCAAGACAGTAGTCAGAGGACCAGGAAGGTATGAGATTGTtttctagaaatgacagggaagctgcaaCAATAAAgctgtcaaaacaaaaacacgAACAATAGGTATACTAATTCAAAAAGGGGAACTCTTTTGGGTCCCATCTTTAGACAAAGAAGTACAGGCAAGTAATGACTGTTGAGAATTAGTCTCTCCTGGAGATCAGTACTCTAATTGCTTATCCAGTACATAGTGGTCAGCTTTGAAATCATGTACAGATAAGCCACATTAAAAGAATCCAGCAGGTGGCAAGCAAGTAACTGTTGCTTGCTTgtgctcgcgcacacacacacacagaatcaaagaaaaagaggttatTTTTTTCaagggagaatgagagaggatGAAGGGAGAAGAcacaggaggggctggagagatgaagtgatataattagattttaatgaaaataaaaaacatactTCTCTTTCCATATTTTGGGTGTAATATTCTTTATTGACATCTGATTTAGGCATGTCATCTTTAAATGACAATCCTGCATCACGAACCTGGATGGGTAGGCCTGGTACAAAAAAATTTGAGATAGATTTGATAACATATTCACATTTAATATGTACATAAACTATAACATCATCCTTCCCTTCTCCATCCTAGTTGGTGGGGCTTTAAGAGATGCCCAGTGACTAAGAACACATGCTGCTCTGCAGAGGATCAGAGTGCAGTTCCCCACAAACATGCAGAGGAGCTCACTGTCACTCCAGCTCCGGAGGAGCCGACACCCTTCTCTAGACTCTGCCCTATAGTCACATGTGTACCCCAcccccatatatacacacacataatgaaagacaaaaataaatctttaaaatcagATAATCAACCTACTTGGTTACAGTTGACAATGTTTTAAATCACACTGTGTAGCACCATCGGGCTAACAACTGCTATAGGGAGTACCCTAAGAACTGTCCAAATTCCTGTGCTGACATGGAATTTGGTGAAGTGGCTGTTTTAGAAAACTGTTTCAAAGAATACTTTAGGGCCAAAGTAAGTTAATAGAGTATCTAGCTTTTaacagaatatatttaaaatacatacaacaCAATGGTTTATTGTTAACTTGGTTTTGAAGTCCCTACGGATGGCCAGTTATGTTTAGTGACCTGATTCCCGGCCCGAATGCTCCTGACAAACACATGGATATAAAACACTATGTAGCCACAGCatgctttcccccccccccccccgccccttatTGGTATGTAActttttctgaaaggaaagcctcatttacataaaaaataaaaacaattccaGAAGCAAGTGTTCTGAAATAGAACTAATACCTGGTCCTAACAGCCCACAGCATAATTAGGCCAGGAACTTGTGAAACGTtttcaggcaaaacacacacacacactatcatagGAGCAATGTCTTGTATTCCCACtggcacagagacaggcatgtaGGCCCGTTCTGAGTCCTTCCCACTGCTCCTGAAGTTCCTACCATTGCTCAGGAGGTCTCTAGAGGCCACAGTCTGCATTCTAGTGTGGGCTGGCCTGTTGGGCACCTGCACACTCAGATCTAGTGAACATGCAAACATACCATACTCTAGGTCTAACAGGCAGGTCTGACAAACATTCTTCAATTTACTGCAGGTTTGGCACACTTCAGTCTTCTTGAAGCGCATGCGGACCCCAGGACACCAGCGAAACACTGTGAATGGCCTGGCACAGATCTGAACAGACATCAAGAAGCATAGAATCTTAATTGTTCTGACCTGGACTCAGTTCAGATTGAGTAAGTATGGAGTGTTGGCCTTGGCAATCAGCTAATTCACATGCCAGCCGACCCAGTcccatttactttctttttctagaagTTAAAAAGCTAACacagcataaaaataaacatcCCAAAAGTCAAAGCCTTCCCACCTAGAGGTAAAGAACATTAAAAATCTGACTCTTTGTCTTTTTGGTGGGGAACAAGGAAAGTGAAGCAGGAAATGTCTCTTTCAGAATATTGTGGCAGCTGCAATTGTCTTCCTCAGCTAAAATGCCCGGCCTACAAACTTGTGGTTTTTCCGTGTATTTAGACACCCGTTTATGAATTTACACTAGAATGGTCGTTTTCTTATCTGCCATGCTAGTTGTCAGTTACTGACTATATCAACAGTATATGAAAGTTGTGAGCATGGACTTTGAATGGAGGACCTTAAAACTCAGTAAGCACAAAGCCAGTTTGGTAGAATAAAGGGAAAagggatacagaaaatgaaagttggtactggagagatggctcacaggttaagagtactgtctgtccagaggtcctgagttcaattcccagcaaccacatggtggctcataatataatgagatctagtgcccttttctggcctgcaggcatacatacaggcagaacactatatacataataaataaatagatcttaaaaaaattttttttaaaagaaaatgaaagttacTTCTTAATAGACATACTTACTTTACATtcttttccatatttttctttggTCTGAAATAGAAAAGAGCTGGAATCATGGCAGAGAAAGCacacggacagacagacaaatgaaaCCAACCCAGGTATCTGTTTTTTCCCCTCACCTCCAAGTATAAAATATGGTATGTGTCTGGAGATCTctcaaattataaagaaaatgaaaccaaacgTAAATCATCTTTTTGTTGGGGCTATGGTAAGGAATGCTGTGATGGTCAGattcaattgtcaacttgacataacctaAGATCACCTAAGAAGAGTCTCCATGATGGACTGCCTAAACCACATCacctgtgtgcatgagtatgcgtgtatgagtgagtgagtgagtgtgtgtgtgtgtgttgtttatctTGGTTTCTGTAATTGACGTGGGAAAATCCAGCCTGATCATGGGCCGGTGCACCATCCCAGAGTTTGGATCCTGGACCCTGTAAGTAGAGAAGGGCTCAGCACtggcaagcacacatgcattcactctctgct
This DNA window, taken from Arvicanthis niloticus isolate mArvNil1 chromosome 14, mArvNil1.pat.X, whole genome shotgun sequence, encodes the following:
- the Rbm22 gene encoding pre-mRNA-splicing factor RBM22; this translates as MATSLGSNTYNRQNWEDADFPILCQTCLGENPYIRMTKEKYGKECKICARPFTVFRWCPGVRMRFKKTEVCQTCSKLKNVCQTCLLDLEYGLPIQVRDAGLSFKDDMPKSDVNKEYYTQNMEREISNSDGTRPVGMLGKATSTSDMLLKLARTTPYYKRNRPHICSFWVKGECKRGEECPYRHEKPTDPDDPLADQNIKDRYYGINDPVADKLLKRASTMPRLDPPEDKTITTLYVGGLGDTITEADLRNHFYQFGEIRTITVVQRQQCAFIQFATRQAAEVAAEKSFNKLIVNGRRLNVKWGRSQAARGKEKEKDGTTDSGIKLEPVPGLPGALPPPPAAEEEASANYFNLPPSGPPAVVNIALPPPPGIAPPPPPGFGPHMFHPMGPPPPFMRAPGPIHYPSQDPQRMGAHAGKHSSP